TGTTGGAAGGCATAACGCATTAGACAAATTGATTGGAAGATCTCTTGCAAATCAATCGCTGCCATTAAATGAACATATTTTGCTTCTAAGCGGAAGAGCCAGTTTTGAGTTAATCCAAAAAGCGGCAATGGCGGGAATTTCTATTATTGCTTCTATTGGCGCTCCATCCAGTTTGGCCGTAGAACTAGCGACAGAGTTTAATATTACACTTTTAGGATTTCTAAAAGAAGACCGATTGAATATATACAACTCATCGGAACAAACCGTAATCCTAACACAATAGCCATTAAACCATAATACAATGAAGAAAGATCTACAACAAAAAACAGATGATTTAAGCCATAAATTACCTGAAGCGGAAAATCCGTACCAGCTTTCGAAACTTAAATTAACAAAAGTAGAAAAATGGGCTGCTGGCGTTCCTGCGGTTATGGCTGCGGTAAGCGATCTTATAGAAGATAAAACCATTCTAAGAGGCGGAAAAGCTTTGTTCAAGATGAATCAAATGGGCGGTTTTGACTGTTCCAGCTGCGCATGGCCAGATCCTGATGATGATCGATCTCCTTTGGGCGAATATTGTGAAAATGGAGCAAAAGCTTTGGCTGAAGAAGCTACAACCAAAAAAGTTGATGCTGCTTTCTTTAAAGAAAACTCTGTTTACAGCCTTTCAAAATTGGACGATTACCAAATTGGAAAAATGGGAAGATTGACCGAGCCGATGTATTTGCCTGTTGGCGGTACACATTATCAGCCCATAAGTTGGAATGAGGCTTTTACAAAAATTGCTTCCCATTTAAATGCGCTTGAATCTCCAAATGAAGCGGCCTTTTATACTTCGGGAAGAACCAGTAATGAAGCTTCCTTTCTTTATCAGCTTTTTGCAAAAGAATTTGGAACCAATAATATGCCAGATTGTTCCAATATGTGCCACGAAACCTCTGGAACAGCTTTGAAAACTACAATCGGAATTGGAAAAGGAACGGTTACTTTAGAAGATTTTTATGATACCGATGTGATTGTGATAATCGGACAGAATCCAGGAACAAATGCTCCAAGAATGCTGAGTGCTTTAGAAAAGGGCAAAAAAAATGGTGCAAAAATTATTGCCGTTAATCCGTTACCCGAAGCTGGCTTAATGGGATTCCATAATCCGCAAGCTATAAAAGGGATAATTGGATCAGGCGGAAAACTTACCGATCTTTTTCTTCCAATAAAAATTAACGGCGATATGGCACTTTTAAAAGCTATTGAACTTTTGCTAATTGAATTGGAAAAGAAAAACCCAGGTGAAGTTTTTGATCATGAATTTATCAAAGACAAAACAACTGGTTTTGAAAATTTTGAGAAACAGTTTGAAAATTTAGACTTGGATCATCTTGCCTTTCTATCTGGAGTTCCAAAAGATTTAATTATCGAAGCTGCAGAAATACTGGCTTTCAAAAAAAGAATTATCATTTGCTGGGGAATGGGACTTACCCAGCAGCCAAATGGTGTCGATATGATCCGAGAGATTGTTAATATTTTATTGATTAAAGGAAGTATTGGTAAACCCGGCGCAGGAGTCTGTCCCGTTCGCGGACACAGTAATGTTCAAGGAAACAGAACCATGCTTATTGATGAAAAACCTACAAATGAACAATTAGATCGTCTTCAAACTTACTTTGGATTTAATCCGCCGAGAAATCATGGTTATGATGTGGTTGGAACGATAAAAGCGATTCATGACGAGAAAGTAAAATTTATGTTCTGCATGGGCGGTAATTTTCTATCGGCGGCACCAGATACGACTTATACCGCAGAAGCATTTCGAAAACTGAAACTGCTGGTATGCGTCTCAACAAAACTCAACAGAGGCCATCTGGTACATGGAAAAGAATCACTTATCCTTCCTACGCTTTCCCGAAGTGATATGGATATCGTTAACGGAGAAGTGCAGATTATCAGTACAGAAAATTCTATGGGCGTGGTGCAGTCTTCAAAAGGCGTGCTTAAACCTATCTCGGATCAGTTGATAAACGAAACTCAAATTGTCTGCCGAATGGCAATGGCGGTTCTTGGAGATAAATCAGTTATCGACTGGAAGCGATACCACAACAGTTATAATGATGTGAGAGAAGCTATTGAAAATTGCATTCCAGGTTTTGAAAATTACAATAGTAGAGTTCGCGAAAAAGGCGGTTTTTATTTGCCTAATGCTCCTCGTCATGGTCAATTTACTGCTAAAGAATCAGCTGATCGTGCGGCATTTACTTTAACAGAAATTCCAGATAATGAATTGGAACCAGATGAATATATGATGGCCACAACTCGTACGCATGACCAGTTTAATACTACTATTTATGGTATGGATGACCGCTATAGGGGAATAAAAAATGAACGCCGTGTTATTTTCATGAATCAAAATGATATTGATAAAGCAGGATTTAAAGCGGGAGACAAAGTAGATCTCTTTAATTATAATGATGGCATAGAAAGAATTGCACCTTTATTCCTTATTGTTTCTTATCAAATTCCAGAGCGAAATACGGTCACTTATTTTCCTGAAACCAATGTTTTGGTTTCTGTAAATAATGTAGTGAAAGAAAGCAATATGCCAGCTTCTAAATACGTAAAAATAAAAGTAAAAAAACACGATCCTGCCATTTACGAAAAGATAAAACACATGTAATTCTTTTCAATACGATATGTTTAGCGGAAGACTTTTAGTAGCGTTTCTCTTAAATTAAGAAAACAAAAAATCATTACTTAATCTAGGTTAATCGACTGCTCTACTCTTCCTATATAAATTTGTCAAAGAAATCTAAGTCAAATAAAAAATGATAAAAACTTAGAATTTAACGACAATACCAAAATTAGGATACTCTTAATTTTATTAATCTTAAAACAAAAAAAATGAGCACAATTACAGTAAAAGACGGAACAGAAATTTATTATAAAGATTGGGGAACAGGACAACCTATCGTTTTTCACCACGGATGGCCTTTATCAGCAGACGACTGGGATGCGCAAATGATGTTTTTCTTAAAACAAGGATATAGAGTTATTGCTCATGACAGACGCGGACACGGTCGTTCTGGTCAAAGTTCTGAAGGCAACAATATGGAAACCTATGCTGCAGACGTAGCAGAATTGACCGCAGCACTAGACTTAAAAGATGCGATTCATATTGGCCACTCAACTGGCGGAGGGGAAGTAATTCGTTACGCAGCAAAATATGGAAAAGGACGTGTTTCTAAAGCCATTATTATTAGTGCTGTTACGCCAATCATGATCAAAAATGAGGCAAATCCTGATGGTGTCCCATTGTCTGTTTTTGACGAAATTAGAGAAGGAACGGGATTTAGCAGAGCACAATATTTTTATGATTTCCCAATCGCTTTCTACGGATGGAACCGCGAAGGAAAAACAATTCAAGAAGGTATCAAACACAATTGGTGGCGTCAAGGAATGATGGGTTCTGTACTGGCTCACTATGAAGGTATTAAAGCTTTCTCTGAATCCGATTTCACAGAAGATTTGAAAAGTTTAGACATACCTGTATTGGTTCTTCACGGAGAAGATGATCAGATCGTACCATATAATCAGGCTCCTAAAGCTGCAGCTCTTTTGAAAAATGGAAAATTAATTTCTTATCCTGGATTTCCTCATGGTATGCCTACAACAGAGGCAGAAACTATTAATAAAGATATTTTAGAATTTATCAAATCTTAAATATATCCTGATTTTTTAAATAAAAGCCTCCAGTCTACATTTTGATTCTGGAGGTTTTTATTTTTGATTTCTTTGATGATCTGTTGTCTAAAAATTAAATTGTTTTCGTGTTTAAACATTTGATATCATAATCGAATAACAAAATAGATAAAACTTTACTCATAACAAATATGTAAAGCAGTAAATCAAATTTTGTGGCAAATTCGTAGCATATGAGATTTGGAGTGGATATCTTTTTTGACGCAAAAATTTAAGGAAGTTTTTAATAAAAGAATTTAACTATCTGCTTTTTGATACTACATTTTTCACTCAATCCCCAACAGGACATCCAAACCAAATTCTTTAAGCTAATGCAAGACAGCCTTTACCAGTAGTAAGCCAATCTCTTCAAATCTTCCATAAAATTTATAGAAATTTGTCCTGTCCCCGTCACAAAGCCAAATGGCGCCAATTGAAGACAATTGGCGCCATTTTTTATTACTCTATAAATAACTTAACTCGTTTTTGTTGATCAAAACAAAAGCCTTTGGATTGATAGAACTAACGCATTAAAAACCAGCTTTTCTATATGCTGGTCCATTATATTCTATATCCGCCCGAAACTTCTATTCGCTGCGCATTAATCCATTTGGAATCATCAGAACAAAGAAAGGCTACTACACTTCCAATATCATCGGGCAAGCCGACTCTTGCTAAAGCAGTTTCAGAAGCCAGATGTTTATTCAAATCTGAAATATCACGTACAACACCCCCGCCAAAATCAGTTTCAATAGCCCCTGGAGCTACGGAATTGACTCTTATTTTTCTGCTTCCCAATTCCAATGCCTGGTATCTTGATAATGAATCGACTGCAGCTTTCATCGCGCCATAAACGGAATATCCAGCAAAAGAAAATCTTGCCAGACCGGAAGACGTATTTACGATGCTGCTGCCGTCATTCAGTAATGGTAATAGTTTTTGAGTTAAGAAATATGGGCCTTTGAAATGGATATTTGTCATTGCATCCAAAATTTCTTCTGTTGTTGTTTCAAAACTTTGGTTAATTCCGATACCCGCATTGTTTACTAGCGCATCTAATTTTGCAGAAGAAAATTGAGCATCTAAAACATCTTTTACTTCAGTTACAAATTGGTCAAAACCGGCAGTTGAAGAAATGTCCAAAGGCAATGAAAACGCTTTTTGTCCAATAGTTTCAATTTCTTTTACCACCTGGTCCGCAAATTCTTTTTTGGTCTGATAGGTAAGGATGATATGAAATCCTTTTTTCGCCAGCTGTAAAGCCGAATCTTTTCCAAGTCCGCGACTTGCGCCTGTTACTAATGCTATTTTATTTTGATTGTTTGACATTTTTTATTGTTTTTAACTTTGTGTATTTTTAAATAATTCTTTATTCAGTATATCTCTTACTTTTTTTATGATATTTACCACTTTTAATTTAATATGTTTGCCCTGAATTCATTTGGCGCGCTCCCTACTTCTTTTTTAAAAAGGCGTGAAAAATAAGTCGTATTTTCGAAACCAAGCAGATGAGAAATTTCAGTTATATTCAGTTCGCCTTCGGTCAGTAAGTTTTTTGCCTCGCCGATTAGAAAAAGATGAATAAGCTCCAGGGCAGTCTTTCCTGTTTCCTGTTTGAGCAAATCAGTTAAATAACGGGAAGATATATTCAACTTTTCTGCCATGAGAGATACCGTTGGTAATCCAATATTTTTTGTTTTTCTTTCTTCAAAATTAGCAGCAAGCAAAGCGTTAAACTTCGTAACTGTAGAACCGGTGAGCTCTGTACGGTTTATAAACTGCCTTTTATAAAAGCGCTGTGAATATTTAAGCATGGAATCCAGATGACTTACGATAATAGCTTTGCTGAGTTCATCAGTATTGTTGTTGTACTCTTTTTCAATATTGAAATACAGATTCCAAATGATATCCTCCTCGGCAGGTGAAAGATGTAAAGCCTCATTAACCTCGTAATCAAAATAACTATATTTCCTGATTTCGTTGTAAAGGACTGTTCCCGGTAAAAAGTCTTCATGAATCATAATTAGAAATCCCTTTTCCTCTAGTTCCACATTTTTAAAGACTACTTTCTGCTGGGGCTTTGTAAAGGACATGGAGCCGCGGTCATGGTCATATTTTGTTTTGCCATACTGCATGCTTCCAGATTTCAATTTTTTAAATCCTATAATATAAAATTCAGATGAAAACTCTAGAATACTATTACCGCTGCAACTGTCCCGTTCACCATATACGGCACTAAAGAGCGGGTGCTGGGGAGGTTTGATATCGAGCGCTTCATGCAGATCGCTGATTTTTTTGAAATGTATCATTGTTCTTAATTGTAAAAACAGATCCGGTAAATTTAGATTCTGCTAATTTAAACTTCCATTAACCATGTGCCGCCACCGACACATCCTGCCATGATTCCCATGTTTTCAGTCTTTCTGAGTAAGTGTGCTGCACCCAGGGAAAAGCAGTTTTTCCCAGCAGTAATCTGAGTGGCGGATTTTCAGAATAAACAAGCTTGACAAGAGCTTTGGCAGTGGCTGCAGGGTTACCTGAATCCTGCTCGCCAGCATGCTGATAAAAATCTTTTCGTACACCGTCGTAAACTGGTATTGATTCGCTGAGTGCAAGAGAAGTGGTCCCGAAGAAATCTGTAGAAAAACCACCTGGTTCTACTATGGTAACTTTAATGCCAAATCCGCTTACTTCACCCGCGAGTGTTTCAGTAAGGCCTTCAACAGCGAATTTTGTTGCACTATACAGCCCCATTAATGATACCGTATTCAAACCCAGCGCACTTGAAAGCTGAATGATATGTCCTGATTTTTGCTGGCGCATGATAGGCAGAACTGCCTGAATAGTCCATAATGATCCCAGTACATTAGTTTCAAACTGAGTTCTTACGTCCTGCTCTTTTAATTCCTCTACTGCCCCTATGTGTCCAAAACCGGCATTGTTTATTAACACGTCGATACTGCCAAAGTGCTTTTTTGCAGTTTCAATTGCCTCAAAACTTTCGTTTCGATCAGTAACATCAAGTTTTAGCACTAAAAGAGATGATGAAAATTCTTTATTAAGCTTGGTTAGTGTTTCAGGATTGCGAACAGCCGCAACTACATTATCGCCGCGTTTTAAAAATGCCTCTGCCCAAATTCTTCCGAATCCACGGGAGGCACCTGTTATAAAAATTGTTTTTGCCATGATATTAATTCTTAATATTTTGATATGGACAAAGTTCGCACAGATAGTACAGACGGTTATGATACAAAAGTAGGCAATAATGAAACATTTTAACGGAATTGTAATGGCTCTGGTTCACTGTTTCAAAGATGAATCTAAAAAAAAACAAAATCCCATCTCATTTAGTGAGAGGGATTTTGCAGTTCAGTAATTATAATTTATTTTAACTTAGGATTTTTTTGAAACAATCCTCTATTGTATTGTACTACATCTGGATGTGATGGATAGTAAGGCAGGGCAGAAAGATCAGCTATGGCCTTATCTCTTAATGACGGTGCTGCTTCTTTTACACCATCAGATAATGCCTGTTTTAATTCTTCTTCATTAAGTTCAGTGCAGTAAGCAGGAGTTCCAGGCTGATGTCTCCAAGATTCAGAAAGTCTGCCCGAGTCAACTGCATCGTAACCGGCATCATTAACTAATGCGGCAATTACTTTTTTAGCCTGCGGATCATCACCCGCTACAGCCATTGCTATTCTGTCTTCAGCACCGCTGTTTTTTCCGCCGTTTGCCAGCGTCTCTGCCAGCAAATTATTGAAAGCTTTTACAACAGGCCTTCCCAATTGCTCGGATACCCAGATACTTTCTACTTTTCCGTTTTTAATGTCTTCAATATCGGCATCACGGAACGGATAATAATTGGATGTGTCTACCACAATTACATTTTCCGGAACGCCTGCCAGCAAATCTTTAGGCAAAGTTGGTATTGCTATAGTAGGCAGTGATAAAATAATGACATCTACATCTTTTACAACATTCTTTAGTGTTGCAGCTTCAACACCTAACTCCTCAGCACGGGTCTGTAATTTATCAGCCTGATCTGTATTATTCACTTTCACTTCATGACCGGCTTGTGCCATTTTTTTTGCGATCGTACCGCCTATTGCTCCGGTACCTATTATTCCTATTTTCATATTATATAAGTTTCATTTGTTATAATTTTCAATTTAAACCCTTGGATCAATTCCATACTGATCCGGAACTCCAAGGTGTCCGCGCAAAGTTTTGCTTTCATACTCTTTGTGGAAAAGCCCTCGCTCCTGCAGCAGCGGAACAACCTGATCAACAAAGGCATCAATTCCATCCGAATTAACATCAGGTGAAATCCAAAACCCATCCGCAGCACCGGCTTCATACCAAGCCTGCATATGATCTGCCGCTTCTACGCCCGGCCCTGCAATTACAGGATGGTAATCTATCACGCCGTGAGCAAGAATATCAAGAACGGACCAGCCTTGCCTAGCAATTTTCAATGCATTGGAAGAACGAGGATCATAAGGAGATGGACGGGCATTTTCCAGCTGTGATTCTGAAATTGGTTCATTTATCAAGGAAAGATCAAGTGGAATACCTAGCATTTTTTGCAGGTACTCAAATTTTTGTATAAGTGAACTGCCTCCTAATTGTATTCGGCGATCGAGCGCCGTGCGTCTGTCCTTCGCAATGGTGGTCATCAGTCCGGCAATGTATTTGATTTCATCCGGATCACGACCGTAACTTTTTGCTGCCGCTCTAAATGCATTACGTTGCGCTCTTGCATCTTCAATTGTAAATGCTGCACCTATTACCACATTAGCAAAGCGTCCTGCCAACTGATGTGCATTGGGGCTGCCGCCTGCGTGAAAGATAATTGGCTGTCCCTGCTCTGACGGCGGAATGTATAAAGGTCCTCTTGAACCGACGTATTTACCTTGTAAATTGATTGGAAGAATCTGATCTTTCTTTGCAAACTGCCCACTGTTTTGGTTGTGTATCCAGGCATCTTTTCCCCAGCTCCCCCAAAGTGATTGAATGAGTTGGACAGCCTCATGGGCACGTCCATAACGATCTTGGCTCGACGGAATTCTTTTTCCGTAATTGGCTGCAACATCTTCCCCGCTTGATGTAATTGCATTCCATCCGGCCCTGCCATGACTCATAATGTCCAAGGCCTTAAATTGTCTGGCTAGATTAAAGGGTTCATTAAAAGTGGTTGATCCGGTAGCGACCAATCCAATATATTGAGTTTCTCTGGCAACAGCGGCGAGGGTCATCATCACATCAAGATTGAAAACGGGAGATTCAGTTTCAATATCTGTCATAACTGCACCGGGACCATCCGGCAAAAATATAAATTGAAATTTTCCACGCTCTGCAGCCTGAGCCTGCTTTACACGGATATCAAAACTCGTGTAGCTTTCGGGATCAACTCCCGGCATACGCCAAGCCCCTGATTGAGATCCGTATCCATTTCCAAGATGAAGTCCAATAAGCATTTTTCCTACAGCATTCATAAATTGAATATTTTGATTAATTATATTGCAAAATTAAACAAAATCACTTTCCTTTGTATAGCTATTTCCTAAAGGAAAGCGAAATAAATAATTTATCATGCCGAAAAAGAAACCTTATTGTGAGTGCCTAAATACCGTTAAGCCAGTACGGGACACACTTGAAGTAATTAATGGAAAATGGAAATTATCCATCATTATTTCTGTAGGTGTAGGAAACAGCCGATTTACTGAAATTCAAGAGAGCATTCCAGGATTAACTCCCAAAGTACTTTCAAAAGAACTTAAGGAACTTGAACAGCACCAGCTGATCAAACGGATTATAACGAACGATTATCCTGTCAAAATATCATATTGCTTAGAACCCTATGCAGATACCTTGACCCCTATTATCTACGCTATGAAAGATTGGGGATTAAACCATAAGAAGAAAATTTTTCAAGAAAGATAATATTGCAGAAATTTAATTACTTAGCTAATGCTTATGTTTACAAAATGTAGCTACATTTATTTTTGGCCTTTAGGTGAATATAAAATTATCTGAATAAATTTTATGCTAAAATCATGTATAAGCTGCGTAAACTCTACTTCAATCCCCAAAAGGACATCTAAACCAAATTACCAAAGCCACTGGAAGACAGATAACTACATATAATAAGCCACTTTTTCAAATCCTCCAAAAAAGATGTTGTAATTTGTCCCGTTCTTCACTTAAGGAGATAACTATTAAATAGTTGTCTCTTTTTTTATATACAAACATATAGATTTTTCAAGCCTTTACGACCTAATATTTTATGGTTCGAATTTTTCACAAGGAATCCTTAGTCTGTTCTAAATAAACAGTCTAAAGTGGCTTTATCTGAGATTTAATCGGAGCTGAACTATGGTTAGAAGTCCCGATAGGGATAAATTGAATAAGATATCTTTTATTGTTTTTTTACTGCTGGCACATTCCACTTTCCATTTATCATTTCTTCCTTTGGCCAATAAACGCGAAGCATAAAATTAAAAGGTGCTTTTGGTGCGGGCAGCCAATTATTCATTTTTTCTTTTTCAGGTGTTTCATTTTGAATATAAATATCTACAGAACCATCTTTATTTATCTTTAATGGATTTCTATCTCCAATTGAATAACGATTCAATGCATTATCATAGAAAAACCCCTTGGAATCATAAAGTGTTAAACTCCAGAACGCATTAGAAGGTGGAGTTTGCCCTTTATCAAAATGCAGAACATATTTGTGTTTTGACCCATCGTACGGGTCGCCATCTGCGTCTATTGAAGAAGAAGGATACATAGCATCCTTGTCAAGATTTGCTCCCCAGCCGGTGTATGCAATACCTGCACGAAACTTATACTTAGTACCATAATCGCCTAGCCCATGTTCCAATGACCATCCATTTATGAGCTTGCTGGAATTAAATCCATTTTTTCCCATTTCAACTTTAGCCCAATTAGGAATTACTGCTATTGAATCTTGTACAGCTTTTGAAAATTTAGAAATATCAAATTTTAATCCAGGCGCGATTCCGATTGAAGCTAATTTTTTCATTATAATAGAATCTTTACTTTGAGCAGGATTAATAACCAATAGCTTATTAAAAGTATTAAAGAAATCTACTGTTGACATTTCTATAACAACATCTCCGGGAGCCTTGCGAGGAACAGAAGGATCAACCTTTCCTTTTGGAGCTAAATACGATTTTCCGTATGAACTTAAAGGGATTATTTTATAGCCCTCTTGAATTTTTCGCACTGTAGTTGCACCATCTTCCTTACTGTTAACTTGCGTACGGCCAAGAAGTACGATCATATTAGTAGGTGCTTTTACTTGTTTAATACCTGAAGGAACATTTCCTTTCCATTCTGGTCCTGTAAGCAAATAAGTTTGTTCTTGAGGCCTGTATTTCTTTTACCTGGACAAAAAAACACGTTAGACCACGCGTCCAGCAATGGCATAAGATAGTATCTGCCATTAGTATTTGGAATTTGAAATACAAGCGGTTCTTTTTCTAAATTCATCCAACACGATGTATAATACGTGTCGACATTCATTCTGATAACAGTATGATCTTTAGCGTCAGGAAAATGACTCGCACTTACTATTTGATTAATGGGAGCCATCATTGGTCCATTATTACGAACAATTGTTTCTGTATTAACCATTAACTGCTGAGTCGAATTAAAAAGGATCATAGGATAAGCAAATTCATACGCCTCTTTAAAAGTTTGAATAATTTCCTTATCACTTAAAGTTCCTTGATTATTTTGTAAAGAACCTTTCTTATTGTTACAAGAAAAGATTACGGCAGTAAAAACAACGAAAATGACTTTTCTATTCATAAAAACATTTTTTAAATTAGTGAACTTAGCAAATCATATTATCCCTTTCAACAAATGCACGCTATTTTTGTTTATTAAAAATAACACAACACTATGATCGCTTTCCTTTTCATAATTTGGATTTACAATATAAATACTAAAATATATAGGAACGAAAATTGAAACCAATTAAAGGTAGAAAATTGTAATAATTTTACCGATAAATTATAACATTAGTATGTTGCAAATTATAATTTGCAACAAGAAAGAATTGATTTCTTATTCAACCTGTATATAAAAAGAATAAAGAGAATTATATATTATCCAATAGTATTGAAATCGAAGAGCTTTCAAAAATTAAAAATTAGAAAAATTTTACATTAATCCCCAACAGGACATCCAAACCAAATTACCAAAGCCACTGGAAGACAGATAACTACATATAATAAGCCAATTTCTTCAAATCATCCAAAAAAAATGTTGAAATTTGTCCTGTCGGGGTCACAAAGCCAAATGGCGCCAATTAAAGACAATTGGCGCCATTTTTTTATTAAACATAATTGCTGATGGACTACAGCTGAAAATTGATTTATTCCTATAGCCTTTAGCATTTTTTTTAGCCCCGATAGCAGTGGAAATCCTTCTGCGCCGGGGTTCGGCGCTAAAGATTGAAACGCATAGCGGGAACAGCTCCCAAAAAATAATATTATATACAATCTAAAAAGCCAAACAACAACAACAACAACAACAACAACAACAACAACAACAACAACAACAACAACAACAACAACAACAGTGAATAGAACAATAAAAAACCTTACAGGCTATCTGGCAGAAAACCCAAAAAAACTTTTCCTTATTGACTCTGCAGGAGCGGCCCTGACGGCATTTTTAATGTTTATAATACTGCGGCACTTTGACGCATATTTTGGAATGCCCAAAACCGTACTGGCCTGCCTCTTGGCCACGGCAGTCTGTTTTTGTATTTATTCGGCCGCGTGCTTTTTATTTTTAAAAAAGACCCCGGATACTGTTCATAAGGATTATAGGCCTTGCAAACCTGCTTTACTGCGCGGCTGTAATCGGACTTGTGATTCAATACCGCCATGTACTGACCATAATCGGGATGGGATATTTTCTGGCTGAAGCAGCAGTTATCTGCACGCTGGGCTGTATCGAGCTCAGTACGGCAAAGGAAATAAAAAAAAGAGCGGCCCGCAGCTAAACGACCAGCAGAAAAACACTGTAAATATATTGCCAGGGATAATGACGGCGGGAAATCTGTATAACATCCCCTGAAAAACACCGCAGTTATTTAAATTCTGGATGAGCCATACGGTTCGCTTTAAATTACAGGACAAGACAATAATATCCTTATTCTGCAGTTTAATACCTATGCCGTGCAGATGCGGCCAATAAACCGATAAGAAGATTCATAAAACAGCTAATCTGCTGTATTTCACAATACCGGCAGTGCCCTGCTGATAATTTAAATAAACATTTTTTGGAAGATTATGTTTATGGACAGGCCCGTCTTTATAGATCTATACTGACGGGTTTTATTTTTGCGTCCCGCAGGCCGGCCGGGGCGATATGCCCCCGCCCTTGACAGGACAGGGATTTTTATTTATTTTTGCCCTGTGAATCCTGAAGAAATCAAACGCTATTTTGAGCATAATCCACCGCCCAAGGAAGTAAGACTGGCTCCGTGGGCCAATATCACCGATACGCAGGTTTTTCTGAGTAGCTGCTACAGCACCATCAAAAACTTTAACGGTCCCGTGGACAGATGTCCGGCATGGTGGCATCTGAGGGATTTCTACCTGCTGGTAAAGAAAACCCAGAAGCCAGACGCGTCAGATCCGCAGCCTGAAGAGCTGGCTGCGGACTAAAGCCGAATGAAACAGCCCCGCACTTTTCTGCAGGGTTCTTTTATATATTA
This portion of the Flavobacterium panacagri genome encodes:
- a CDS encoding NtaA/DmoA family FMN-dependent monooxygenase (This protein belongs to a clade of FMN-dependent monooxygenases, within a broader family of flavin-dependent oxidoreductases, the luciferase-like monooxygenase (LMM) family, some of whose members use coenzyme F420 rather than FMN.); amino-acid sequence: MNAVGKMLIGLHLGNGYGSQSGAWRMPGVDPESYTSFDIRVKQAQAAERGKFQFIFLPDGPGAVMTDIETESPVFNLDVMMTLAAVARETQYIGLVATGSTTFNEPFNLARQFKALDIMSHGRAGWNAITSSGEDVAANYGKRIPSSQDRYGRAHEAVQLIQSLWGSWGKDAWIHNQNSGQFAKKDQILPINLQGKYVGSRGPLYIPPSEQGQPIIFHAGGSPNAHQLAGRFANVVIGAAFTIEDARAQRNAFRAAAKSYGRDPDEIKYIAGLMTTIAKDRRTALDRRIQLGGSSLIQKFEYLQKMLGIPLDLSLINEPISESQLENARPSPYDPRSSNALKIARQGWSVLDILAHGVIDYHPVIAGPGVEAADHMQAWYEAGAADGFWISPDVNSDGIDAFVDQVVPLLQERGLFHKEYESKTLRGHLGVPDQYGIDPRV
- a CDS encoding DUF1214 domain-containing protein; translation: MSTVDFFNTFNKLLVINPAQSKDSIIMKKLASIGIAPGLKFDISKFSKAVQDSIAVIPNWAKVEMGKNGFNSSKLINGWSLEHGLGDYGTKYKFRAGIAYTGWGANLDKDAMYPSSSIDADGDPYDGSKHKYVLHFDKGQTPPSNAFWSLTLYDSKGFFYDNALNRYSIGDRNPLKINKDGSVDIYIQNETPEKEKMNNWLPAPKAPFNFMLRVYWPKEEMINGKWNVPAVKKQ
- a CDS encoding winged helix-turn-helix transcriptional regulator — its product is MPKKKPYCECLNTVKPVRDTLEVINGKWKLSIIISVGVGNSRFTEIQESIPGLTPKVLSKELKELEQHQLIKRIITNDYPVKISYCLEPYADTLTPIIYAMKDWGLNHKKKIFQER
- a CDS encoding DUF6965 family protein, which encodes MNPEEIKRYFEHNPPPKEVRLAPWANITDTQVFLSSCYSTIKNFNGPVDRCPAWWHLRDFYLLVKKTQKPDASDPQPEELAAD